One Actinosynnema pretiosum DNA segment encodes these proteins:
- a CDS encoding zinc-dependent alcohol dehydrogenase, which translates to MKAVVWHGVGDIRLDEVPDPKILEPSDAIVRITRSAICGTDLHVVRGTMPGMVPGTILGHEAVGVVEEVGPAVRGFTPGDRVVVTSTIGCGTCSYCRAGYYAQCDTANPNGPSAGTSFFGGPESTGPVDGLQAEYARVPFAMTTLVRVPDAVTDDQAILLSDIFPTAWFGARLAEVGRGDSVLVLGAGVVGQFAIASAKRQGAGRVLVVDGVASRLDKAREQNAETVDYTREDPVALVKELTGGIGVDRVIEAVGVDAQRPKTGPAAERAEELADTFERERGRAASESNPDGDLWVPGDAPSQALRWAVEAVAKAGSIGVIGVYPPGFDGFPLGEAMNKNLTLRMGNCNHRRYLPDLLDTVVSGAVDPTELITRHADTTTAIEAYESFDRRAEGWLKTVLDVA; encoded by the coding sequence GTGAAGGCCGTGGTGTGGCACGGGGTCGGGGACATCCGGCTCGACGAGGTCCCCGACCCCAAGATCCTCGAACCCTCCGACGCGATCGTGCGGATCACCCGCAGCGCGATCTGCGGCACCGACCTGCACGTGGTGCGCGGCACGATGCCCGGCATGGTGCCCGGAACCATCCTCGGTCACGAGGCGGTCGGCGTCGTGGAGGAGGTCGGACCGGCCGTGCGCGGGTTCACCCCCGGTGACCGGGTGGTCGTCACCTCCACGATCGGGTGCGGCACCTGCTCGTACTGCCGGGCCGGCTACTACGCCCAGTGCGACACCGCGAACCCGAACGGGCCGAGCGCGGGCACCAGCTTCTTCGGCGGCCCCGAGAGCACCGGCCCCGTCGACGGGCTCCAGGCCGAGTACGCGCGCGTCCCGTTCGCCATGACCACGCTGGTGCGCGTCCCGGACGCGGTCACCGACGACCAGGCGATCCTGCTCTCCGACATCTTCCCCACCGCCTGGTTCGGCGCCCGCCTGGCCGAGGTCGGGCGCGGCGACAGCGTGCTCGTGCTCGGCGCGGGCGTGGTCGGCCAGTTCGCGATCGCCTCCGCCAAGCGCCAGGGCGCGGGCCGGGTGCTCGTGGTCGACGGCGTCGCCTCCCGCCTGGACAAGGCGCGCGAGCAGAACGCGGAGACCGTCGACTACACCCGCGAGGACCCGGTCGCCCTGGTCAAGGAGCTGACCGGCGGCATCGGCGTCGACCGCGTGATCGAGGCCGTCGGCGTGGACGCCCAGCGCCCGAAGACCGGTCCGGCGGCCGAGCGGGCCGAGGAACTGGCCGACACCTTCGAGCGCGAACGCGGGCGAGCCGCCTCCGAGAGCAACCCGGACGGCGACCTGTGGGTCCCCGGCGACGCCCCCAGCCAGGCGCTGCGCTGGGCCGTCGAAGCGGTCGCCAAGGCGGGGAGCATCGGCGTCATCGGCGTCTACCCACCGGGTTTCGACGGCTTCCCCCTCGGCGAGGCGATGAACAAGAACCTCACCCTCCGCATGGGCAACTGCAACCACCGCCGCTACCTGCCCGACCTGCTCGACACCGTCGTCTCCGGCGCCGTCGACCCCACCGAGCTGATCACCCGCCACGCGGACACCACCACCGCGATCGAGGCGTACGAGAGCTTCGACCGCCGCGCCGAGGGCTGGCTCAAGACCGTCCTGGACGTGGCATGA
- a CDS encoding DUF6801 domain-containing protein, with the protein MTRAPAAAVAALLLTGALAGTATAAPADLVTSYTCATSTGQTVPVGVHFGGFLPDDVGALPNAVSYAQTAFVDLDLDITNLVEGRVDGDSTATVAASITGPSPRQVSADLTFAPGEGWSWLHAAGALAPLRLDPPGLHEIRLGDITLSLRPKSDDGAPLPPLDALCTRVPGGNDLLGTIQSLGFIADRPLRPTDLTVAETTPTTATVTWVGRSWWAATAGYDVYLDGALVTTTTDPRVTLTGLTPDRQHRLKVITRDVRGSTSLLSQGLVFATARA; encoded by the coding sequence ATGACCCGTGCTCCTGCCGCCGCCGTCGCGGCGCTGCTGCTCACCGGCGCGCTCGCCGGGACCGCGACCGCCGCACCCGCCGACCTGGTCACCTCCTACACCTGCGCCACCTCCACCGGCCAGACCGTGCCGGTGGGCGTGCACTTCGGCGGTTTCCTGCCCGACGACGTCGGCGCCCTGCCGAACGCGGTCTCCTACGCCCAGACCGCCTTCGTGGACCTGGACCTGGACATCACCAACCTGGTCGAGGGCCGGGTCGACGGCGACAGCACGGCGACGGTGGCCGCCTCGATCACCGGCCCATCCCCCAGGCAGGTGTCTGCGGACCTGACGTTCGCGCCGGGCGAGGGCTGGTCGTGGCTGCACGCGGCCGGGGCGCTGGCCCCGCTGCGACTGGACCCACCGGGCCTGCACGAGATCCGCCTCGGCGACATCACCCTGTCCCTGCGCCCCAAGTCCGACGACGGCGCTCCGCTGCCCCCGCTGGACGCCCTGTGCACCCGCGTCCCCGGCGGCAACGACCTCCTGGGCACGATCCAGTCCCTCGGGTTCATCGCGGACCGCCCCCTGCGCCCCACCGACCTGACCGTCGCCGAGACCACCCCGACCACCGCCACGGTGACCTGGGTGGGCCGCTCCTGGTGGGCCGCCACGGCGGGCTACGACGTCTACCTGGACGGCGCCCTCGTCACGACCACCACCGACCCCCGGGTCACCCTGACCGGCCTGACCCCGGACCGCCAGCACCGCCTGAAGGTGATCACCCGCGACGTCCGGGGCAGCACGTCCCTGCTGAGCCAGGGCCTGGTCTTCGCGACCGCGCGCGCCTGA